In bacterium, a single window of DNA contains:
- a CDS encoding IPT/TIG domain-containing protein, giving the protein MCKLLGTILIAAAAALALSCGGGGSPAPDRPDPVPGPSKPAGPPVDTDSTQQSGRDGFTAEIIKDTSGLPTGVRLTWDWQSEADGGYNVYRDTNPMEDGLGDPDLKITDTPIENPASGPDVTYDDLDFDPDTAGNQPPTWGETYYYRVTNINDTNDESDVSNELNITIGAAIDSFNPGNASILDAVTVEGEGFGDSQEGGDKVQFHDTSTTWIDATVTSWSDTAIDVTVPVGAITGHVRVVLEGTQNIESTTNFTVDPPAITNLSSGSGRVGDTITITGTDFENDRTTAQGKVFFGSVEAASGDYVSWSDTSIQVKVPTNAVSNGDVKVKTGNNESNVVGFDVLPKITDADPNPEEIGENVTITGFTFGSSQGDSFVEFGTETATITSWSSTSIELTVPGDISGNVNIKVTVKADVSGDSGLETLESNLFSWNVKPSISSLSNNRRTVQQQLTINGDGFGASRGTSTVWFDNGTPSNFTDDSEVPSDDYVSWSQTAITIEIPDTAKTGSVYVKVANVSSDGESITIVLPPPNLGGAGQI; this is encoded by the coding sequence ATGTGCAAATTATTGGGGACGATTTTGATTGCGGCGGCGGCCGCGCTTGCATTATCCTGCGGGGGGGGAGGCTCTCCCGCGCCGGACCGGCCCGATCCGGTTCCCGGCCCGTCCAAACCCGCCGGCCCGCCCGTGGATACGGACAGCACCCAGCAATCGGGCCGCGATGGATTCACGGCGGAAATTATCAAAGACACGAGCGGCCTTCCGACGGGCGTTCGACTTACCTGGGACTGGCAGTCCGAGGCGGACGGCGGATACAACGTATACCGCGACACAAATCCGATGGAAGACGGCTTGGGAGATCCCGACCTCAAAATCACGGATACGCCGATCGAAAATCCCGCCTCCGGGCCCGACGTCACATATGACGACCTGGACTTCGATCCGGATACCGCGGGCAACCAGCCGCCGACGTGGGGCGAGACTTACTATTACCGCGTGACGAACATCAACGACACGAACGACGAGAGCGACGTGTCGAACGAGCTGAACATCACGATCGGCGCGGCGATAGACAGCTTCAATCCGGGCAACGCAAGCATCCTGGACGCGGTCACGGTGGAAGGCGAAGGCTTCGGAGACAGCCAGGAAGGCGGCGACAAGGTTCAGTTCCACGATACTTCCACGACTTGGATCGACGCGACCGTAACCTCCTGGAGCGACACCGCGATTGACGTCACTGTGCCCGTCGGAGCGATCACCGGGCATGTCCGCGTGGTTCTCGAAGGAACGCAGAACATCGAATCCACGACGAATTTCACCGTCGATCCCCCGGCGATTACAAACTTGTCTTCCGGAAGCGGACGCGTCGGCGACACGATAACGATCACCGGCACCGATTTCGAAAACGACCGCACGACAGCGCAGGGCAAGGTTTTCTTCGGAAGCGTCGAGGCGGCTTCGGGCGATTACGTCAGTTGGTCGGATACTTCGATCCAAGTCAAAGTTCCCACAAACGCCGTTTCCAACGGCGACGTCAAAGTGAAGACCGGCAACAACGAAAGCAACGTCGTCGGTTTCGACGTTCTTCCCAAGATAACGGACGCCGATCCCAATCCGGAGGAAATCGGCGAAAACGTGACGATTACCGGCTTCACCTTCGGCAGCTCGCAGGGCGACAGTTTCGTGGAATTCGGAACGGAAACCGCCACGATCACGAGCTGGTCTTCGACGTCCATAGAGTTGACGGTTCCCGGCGACATATCCGGCAATGTGAATATCAAAGTCACGGTCAAAGCGGACGTCAGCGGCGACAGCGGCCTGGAAACACTCGAAAGCAACCTTTTCTCGTGGAACGTCAAGCCTTCGATTTCATCGCTTTCGAACAACCGGCGCACCGTCCAGCAGCAGCTCACGATCAACGGCGACGGATTCGGCGCATCCCGCGGAACCAGCACCGTATGGTTCGACAACGGAACGCCGTCCAATTTCACGGACGATTCCGAGGTTCCAAGCGATGATTACGTCAGCTGGAGCCAAACAGCGATCACGATTGAGATTCCCGACACCGCCAAAACCGGAAGCGTTTACGTCAAGGTCGCAAACGTTTCGAGCGACGGCGAGAGCATCACCATCGTTCTTCCGCCTCCCAATCTGGGGGGCGCAGGCCAGATTTAA
- a CDS encoding superoxide dismutase: protein MGWNGSEYILPPLPYDYAALEPHIDEATMKLHHDKHHLAYVNGLNAALGKLKAARESGDFAAVKHLSRECAFHGSGHALHVVFWNNMSPDGGGEPSGKLADAIKDSFGSFGGFMGQFKAASTAVEGGGWGILAHEPLADRLLVMTAEKHQDLTIWGMKPLLVLDVWEHAYYLKYQNNRGAYVEAFTNVINWADVAKRLG, encoded by the coding sequence ATGGGATGGAACGGCAGCGAGTACATCCTGCCTCCCCTCCCGTACGACTACGCCGCGCTCGAGCCGCACATTGACGAGGCGACGATGAAGCTGCACCACGACAAGCATCATCTTGCCTATGTGAACGGCCTCAACGCCGCGCTCGGCAAGCTCAAGGCGGCGCGCGAATCCGGCGACTTCGCCGCGGTCAAGCACCTCTCGCGCGAGTGCGCGTTCCACGGAAGCGGACACGCGCTTCACGTCGTCTTCTGGAACAACATGTCGCCGGACGGCGGCGGCGAGCCGTCAGGCAAGCTCGCGGACGCGATAAAGGACAGCTTCGGCAGCTTCGGCGGTTTCATGGGCCAGTTCAAGGCCGCGTCGACGGCCGTCGAGGGCGGCGGCTGGGGCATCCTCGCGCACGAGCCGCTGGCCGACCGGCTTTTGGTGATGACCGCCGAAAAGCACCAGGATTTGACGATCTGGGGGATGAAGCCGCTGCTAGTGCTCGACGTATGGGAGCATGCGTACTACCTCAAGTACCAGAACAACCGCGGCGCGTACGTGGAGGCGTTCACGAACGTCATCAATTGGGCGGACGTGGCGAAAAGGCTGGGGTAG
- a CDS encoding S49 family peptidase, with product MRREKLPSWTEILREISVGHDAIRRKYLKALSEKTGRNIIAYYSGWLQKDQLAVQGVFDFGINDEDKSGFMAAVYQMDRSKGLDLILHTPGGQMAATESLVDYLRSRFGTNIRAIIPQIAMSAGTLIALACKEIVMGTHSSLGPFDPQVSGVSAHGVLEEFERACRDVTEDSRLIPIWQPIIAKYNPTLVGECEKASKWAEDLVRTWLASGMFSDETDTRGRTEKIDRVIQELGEHSWTLSHARHISASKASEIGLRIYELEADNELQDLVLSVHHAFILTFSGTAAVKIIENQEGKAFVKQVRQSLVAMPG from the coding sequence ATGCGGAGGGAGAAATTGCCAAGTTGGACGGAGATTTTACGGGAGATTAGCGTTGGTCATGATGCTATCCGCAGGAAATATCTGAAAGCCCTTTCGGAGAAAACTGGGCGAAATATTATCGCTTATTACTCCGGATGGTTGCAGAAAGATCAATTAGCCGTGCAGGGCGTTTTTGACTTCGGCATTAACGATGAAGACAAATCGGGTTTTATGGCGGCTGTCTATCAAATGGACAGAAGCAAAGGCCTGGATTTGATACTTCATACTCCGGGCGGTCAAATGGCTGCCACTGAATCACTTGTAGATTACCTTCGGTCAAGATTCGGAACCAATATTCGCGCAATCATCCCGCAAATAGCCATGTCTGCCGGAACGCTGATTGCGCTGGCCTGTAAGGAAATTGTTATGGGAACCCACTCTAGCCTTGGGCCGTTCGACCCCCAGGTTTCAGGAGTTTCGGCGCATGGCGTTTTGGAGGAGTTTGAACGAGCATGCCGGGACGTAACGGAAGATTCTAGGTTAATTCCCATTTGGCAGCCTATAATCGCGAAATACAATCCTACACTGGTCGGAGAATGTGAGAAAGCAAGCAAGTGGGCAGAAGATTTGGTTAGAACTTGGCTGGCAAGTGGAATGTTTTCAGATGAAACTGACACGCGAGGACGAACCGAAAAGATCGACCGCGTAATCCAAGAATTGGGGGAGCACTCCTGGACGCTTTCGCACGCCAGGCACATTTCCGCTTCAAAAGCTTCCGAGATCGGTCTGCGAATTTATGAACTTGAAGCTGATAACGAACTCCAAGACCTGGTTTTGTCGGTTCATCATGCGTTCATCTTGACATTTTCCGGAACTGCTGCGGTTAAAATAATTGAAAATCAAGAAGGGAAAGCCTTTGTGAAGCAGGTTAGGCAAAGCCTTGTCGCCATGCCCGGATAA
- a CDS encoding four helix bundle protein produces the protein MAIIKKFEDVIAWQKARTLCTKLHKLLLKEKLRRDFSYRDQLWRSAISVMSNIAEGFARSSSKEFVHFLFIASGSAAEVQSLLYVGKDAGYVSDDEFRELYDLANEVSLLIGGLRSYLKQRTQPARPLGN, from the coding sequence ATGGCCATAATCAAGAAGTTCGAAGATGTGATTGCCTGGCAGAAGGCGCGCACGCTATGCACAAAGCTTCATAAACTCCTCCTCAAAGAAAAGCTCCGCCGCGATTTCAGCTATCGCGACCAACTTTGGCGCTCCGCCATATCGGTTATGAGTAACATCGCGGAAGGATTCGCCCGATCCTCATCCAAGGAATTTGTTCATTTCCTGTTTATCGCATCGGGATCTGCGGCGGAAGTGCAGTCCTTGCTGTACGTTGGAAAGGACGCGGGATACGTTAGCGATGACGAGTTTCGGGAGCTTTACGACCTTGCGAACGAAGTGTCGTTGCTCATCGGTGGCCTTCGCAGCTACCTGAAGCAGCGGACACAACCGGCAAGGCCACTCGGCAACTAA